The genomic region GTTGCCGTTCGTGGCGGATTGAGCGGCCGCGGCCCCGCGGTCGCCGGGCGGCCATGCGATACGCCGGAGCATTTGCGGCGGTTTTAGGGCTGGGCGTGACCCTGGCCTGGGCAGGGCTCATGGGTGCGGGCCCCGTGGTTGCGCTGGCCGGTTTGTGGCTTCTTCCCGCGGCAGTAGCCGTATGGGGGGCCGCTTCGGGCTGGCCACGCGGGTTTGGGCTGACTGCGGCGGCGGCGGGGGGCGCGTTTCTTGGCTCGGGGTCATGGGTCGCTGCGGCCTTTTACGGGCTGACGGCGGCCTTGGGGCTCCTGCTGAGCTTGGGTTTTCGGCGGCGGTGGACCTACGGACGGTGCGTTGCGCTGGTAGCTATTCCAGCATACCTGTTCGTGGCGGGGGGCGTATTGGCGACCTGGGAAGAGAGCCGGACGTTTGCCGCCGAATTCTTGAATGGCCAGTTGGAGGTGTTGCGCCGCCAGGCCGGTGTCCTGCCCGAGACGGAGCCGGCGCGGCCGGCAGCGGAAGAGGCGGAAACGCCCGCTTCGCCGACAGTTGAAGAATCGCAAGAGACGGCGGCGCCCGCAAGCGGGGCCTCACAAGCGGCGCGCGACGCGTCCGTCCCCGGTTTGGCGGAGACGGCGCGGTTTCTGCGCTGGATGCAAGAGCACTGGGAAGCGATCAACCTGGGGCTGGCCTTGTGGCCGGTGCTCCTGAGCGCACTGTTTGTGGTGTCGTTCAGCGCGCGGTGGCTGCGCGTTCGCGGCGGCGGTTCCGTGTTCTGCGGGTCGTTTCGCGACCTGCGGCCGCCGGATTGGCTGGTATGGCTGGCGATACTGGCAGCGCTGGCGTTGTTCGCGGAGCGGCGCTGGCCGAACAGTCTGTTACGGAACGTGTCGTGGAACGCGGCGATTGGACTCGCTGCGGTATACTGGGTGAACGGCATGGCGGTCCTGGTTTACGCGTTGAGCGCGATCCGCCTGCATGTGTTTCTCGCTGCGGCGGTATTCCTGGGCATTGCGGTGTATCCGGGAGCGCACGCGGTCTTCTGCGGCGTGGGTTTCTTTGATACGTGGGCCGAGTTCCGGCCGCGGCTGCGCCGCGCGATTGCGGCGCGGCGGGCCCGCCAGCGCGAAGAGAACGAAGATGACGAGGACTAGCGCGTCCGGATGGGACGTGATACGATGGAGAGTCGAGGCATGAAACTGATCCTGTGTGAAGATGTAGACAACCTGGGCCACATGGGCGATACGGTCACGGTGGCCGACGGTTATGCGCGCAATTTTCTGGTGCCGCGCAAGATGGCGGTGCCGGTGGATTCGGCGAGCGCCAAGCAGGTCGAGCATGAGTTGGGGATTATCCGCCGCCGCGAGGAGAAACTGCGCGCGCAACAGATGGAATACGCGCGGAAGCTCGAGGGCGTGACGGTCGAGATCAAGGTGCGCGCGGGCGAAGGCGAGAAGATCTTCGGTTCCGTGACGGCGGCGCAGATTGCGGAGCAGTTGGCCGCGATGGGCCACGAAATCGACAAGAAGGCCGTCCAACTGAAGGACCACATCAAGGAATTGGGCATATTCACCGTGCCGGTGCGGTTGGGCAAGGGCGTGGAAGCGAACATTCGCGTCTGGGTCAGCTCAATCGAACCCGAGCCGGAACAAGCGCCGAAGGAAACTGGCGAGGAAGGCTGACGCGAACGCGTCGATATGGCCACCGCAACGCAACAAGCAGGGGCGGTTTTCGAGCGCACCCCGCCGCAGAGTATCGAGGCGGAACGGTCCGTCCTGGGGGCGATGTTGCTGAACCCAGAGGCCGTGGGCGCGGCCATCGAAATCCTGCACGACAATGCGAGCGACGTGTTCTACGCCGAAGCGCATCAGCACATCTATGCGGCCATGGTCGAGTTGTTCAAGCACGCCAGCCCCGTGGACGCGACAACGCTCCTGTCGCAGCTGTCGCGGATGGCCGCGCTCGAGCGCGCCGGCGGCGCCTCGTATATCGCCGACCTGACGGGCGCGGTCCCGACCTCGGCCAACGTCGAGCACTACGCGAAGATCGTGCTGGACACCGCCATATTCCGCAAGCTCATCTCGGCATGCACCCGCCTGGCCGGTCAGGCCTACCAGGGCGTGGGCGAGGTCGCTCGCTTGCTCGACCGGGCCGAGCAGGAAATCTTCAGCATCGCCGAGCAGCGGCAGCTGAACCCGGTCTGTTCCGTTAGCGACCTGCTGGACGAGGGCATCCACCGCATCGAAGAGCAGATGAAATCGCACACGGG from Candidatus Hydrogenedentota bacterium harbors:
- a CDS encoding DUF2232 domain-containing protein, producing the protein MRYAGAFAAVLGLGVTLAWAGLMGAGPVVALAGLWLLPAAVAVWGAASGWPRGFGLTAAAAGGAFLGSGSWVAAAFYGLTAALGLLLSLGFRRRWTYGRCVALVAIPAYLFVAGGVLATWEESRTFAAEFLNGQLEVLRRQAGVLPETEPARPAAEEAETPASPTVEESQETAAPASGASQAARDASVPGLAETARFLRWMQEHWEAINLGLALWPVLLSALFVVSFSARWLRVRGGGSVFCGSFRDLRPPDWLVWLAILAALALFAERRWPNSLLRNVSWNAAIGLAAVYWVNGMAVLVYALSAIRLHVFLAAAVFLGIAVYPGAHAVFCGVGFFDTWAEFRPRLRRAIAARRARQREENEDDED
- the rplI gene encoding 50S ribosomal protein L9, which encodes MKLILCEDVDNLGHMGDTVTVADGYARNFLVPRKMAVPVDSASAKQVEHELGIIRRREEKLRAQQMEYARKLEGVTVEIKVRAGEGEKIFGSVTAAQIAEQLAAMGHEIDKKAVQLKDHIKELGIFTVPVRLGKGVEANIRVWVSSIEPEPEQAPKETGEEG